Proteins from a genomic interval of Schaalia odontolytica:
- a CDS encoding M23 family metallopeptidase — MALSLSSCRHPFLGVALACVALASAPSPSAAERPGVWQWPTGDPVPVVSSFAPPAHDWLPGRRGVTLAYGPGRPVYACAQGTVSFAGRVGGRGVVSIRHTMGDRSIWSTYLPIDPRVKAGDTVEKGDEIGTVSQDSTTLHWGAKTGRTTYVNPLRLTVGPPRLLPWDGDERQGPS; from the coding sequence ATGGCCCTTTCTCTCTCCTCTTGTCGTCACCCGTTCCTGGGTGTCGCCCTTGCGTGCGTGGCCCTGGCGTCGGCGCCGTCGCCGAGCGCCGCCGAGCGCCCCGGCGTGTGGCAGTGGCCCACCGGAGACCCCGTGCCGGTCGTGTCGTCTTTTGCCCCGCCCGCCCACGATTGGCTTCCCGGCAGGCGCGGAGTCACGCTCGCATACGGGCCGGGACGTCCGGTCTACGCCTGCGCGCAGGGAACAGTCAGTTTTGCGGGCCGCGTCGGCGGGCGGGGAGTCGTATCGATTCGACACACGATGGGCGACCGCTCGATATGGTCGACGTACCTGCCGATCGACCCGCGCGTCAAAGCCGGAGACACCGTCGAGAAGGGAGACGAGATCGGGACGGTTTCTCAGGACTCGACGACGCTCCACTGGGGAGCCAAGACCGGCCGGACAACCTACGTCAACCCCCTGCGCTTGACCGTTGGTCCGCCTCGCCTGCTTCCCTGGGACGGCGACGAGCGGCAGGGGCCTTCGTGA
- the trmD gene encoding tRNA (guanosine(37)-N1)-methyltransferase TrmD — translation MRFDLISIFPDYFAPLNLSLMGKAAQAGLVRVGVHDLRGWASGRHRSVDDTPYGGGAGMVMRPDVWCAALDEVLAIALGPHDAPRGGEQARRILAIPTPSGTPLTQPLVEDLAGADQIVLACGRYEGIDARVGEYYRSAGVEVLEFSIGDYVLNGGEAAALVLTEAVARLLDGFMGNPDSLVEESHSGAGLLEYPVYTKPAQFRQLAVPEVLLSGNHAAIGRWRRDRAIEKTTRVRPDLALALHAADLNGQDRATLAACGIAYPRSGPAQHVTIRQAEAADAGMVAVLAERTFPDACPKGLGRDAIAAYVANELSAEAFARMLAAPDRFRVFVAQVGGELVGYVLTIVGRDALPRDMVRPGRVAADSAYLSKCYVDQAWRGSGIADALVERACADGVSLGHSAIVLGTNRANRVARAFYKRHGFRKRATRRFNVGGIDNDDVVMVRDLTAADGSPLAR, via the coding sequence GTGCGCTTCGACCTCATCTCAATCTTCCCGGACTATTTCGCGCCCCTGAACCTGTCCCTCATGGGCAAGGCTGCACAGGCCGGCCTCGTGCGCGTCGGCGTCCACGATCTGCGCGGGTGGGCAAGCGGGCGACACCGCAGCGTCGACGACACTCCCTACGGTGGGGGCGCGGGAATGGTCATGCGACCCGACGTGTGGTGCGCGGCCCTCGATGAGGTGCTCGCGATCGCGCTGGGCCCCCACGACGCGCCGCGGGGTGGCGAGCAGGCCCGACGTATCCTGGCGATACCCACCCCCTCGGGAACGCCGCTCACCCAGCCCCTCGTGGAAGACCTTGCCGGTGCGGACCAGATCGTTCTCGCGTGTGGGCGCTACGAGGGAATCGACGCGCGCGTCGGGGAGTACTACCGGTCCGCGGGCGTGGAGGTCCTGGAGTTTTCGATCGGTGACTACGTGCTCAACGGGGGAGAAGCCGCCGCACTGGTGCTCACGGAAGCAGTTGCCCGGTTGCTTGACGGCTTTATGGGCAACCCCGACTCACTCGTCGAAGAATCCCACTCGGGGGCGGGGCTTTTGGAGTATCCGGTCTACACCAAGCCCGCTCAGTTTCGTCAGCTCGCAGTTCCCGAGGTCCTCCTCAGCGGTAACCACGCCGCGATTGGGCGCTGGCGTCGTGATCGCGCCATCGAGAAGACCACCAGGGTCCGACCCGATCTCGCCCTCGCGCTGCATGCGGCGGACCTTAACGGGCAGGACCGTGCCACACTTGCCGCCTGCGGCATCGCCTATCCGCGCAGTGGGCCCGCACAGCACGTGACGATTCGGCAAGCCGAGGCCGCGGACGCGGGGATGGTCGCCGTGCTCGCAGAAAGAACCTTTCCCGACGCGTGCCCGAAGGGCCTGGGGCGCGACGCTATCGCCGCCTACGTGGCGAACGAACTCAGCGCCGAGGCCTTCGCGCGCATGCTCGCCGCGCCGGATCGCTTCCGCGTCTTCGTCGCGCAGGTCGGTGGCGAGCTTGTCGGCTACGTGCTCACGATCGTCGGTCGAGACGCTCTTCCACGCGACATGGTGCGACCCGGGCGGGTCGCGGCGGACAGCGCATACCTGTCCAAGTGCTATGTTGACCAGGCCTGGCGGGGAAGCGGCATCGCGGATGCCCTGGTGGAGCGAGCATGCGCCGACGGCGTAAGCCTTGGGCACAGCGCGATCGTTCTGGGAACTAACCGCGCCAACAGGGTGGCTCGGGCGTTCTACAAGCGGCACGGATTCCGTAAGCGCGCCACCCGCAGGTTCAACGTCGGGGGAATCGACAACGACGATGTCGTGATGGTGCGCGATCTCACCGCCGCAGACGGATCACCACTCGCCCGTTGA
- the rplS gene encoding 50S ribosomal protein L19, with protein MQKLDAVDAASLRDNIPSFRAGDTLKVHVKVIEGNRSRIQVFQGVVIARRGHGVSSTFTIRKISFGVGVERTFPVHAPTIDHIEVVTKGDVRRAKLYYLRERHGKAAKIKEHRSGKAE; from the coding sequence ATGCAGAAGCTGGACGCTGTTGATGCGGCATCGCTGCGCGATAACATCCCCTCGTTCCGAGCTGGCGACACCCTCAAGGTGCACGTCAAGGTTATCGAAGGCAACCGCTCCCGTATCCAGGTCTTCCAGGGTGTCGTGATCGCTCGCCGCGGTCACGGCGTGTCCTCGACGTTCACGATCCGCAAGATTTCCTTCGGCGTCGGCGTTGAGCGTACCTTCCCGGTCCACGCCCCCACGATCGACCACATCGAGGTCGTCACCAAGGGCGACGTTCGCCGCGCGAAGCTCTACTACCTGCGTGAGCGCCACGGCAAGGCCGCGAAGATCAAGGAGCACCGTTCCGGCAAGGCCGAGTGA
- the rpsB gene encoding 30S ribosomal protein S2: MAIVTMRQLLESGVHFGHQTRRWNPKMKRFILTERNGIYIIDLQQTIADIDIAFDFVKQTVAHGGTLLFVGTKKQAQEAVAEQAQRVGMPYVNHRWLGGMLTNFSTVATRLQRLKELEQIDFDDVAASGHTKKELLMMRREKDKLARTLGGIRDMTKVPSAVWIVDPKKEHLAVSEARKLRIPIVAILDTNADPDEVDYRIPGNDDAIRAVALLTRVVADAVAEGLIARSDVRKGKGEETDAEPLAEWERELLEGEVKADEAAAAEEAAPKQD, translated from the coding sequence ATGGCAATCGTTACCATGCGTCAGCTCCTCGAGTCCGGTGTCCACTTCGGTCACCAGACTCGCCGTTGGAACCCGAAGATGAAGCGCTTCATCCTCACCGAGCGCAACGGCATCTACATCATTGACCTGCAGCAGACCATCGCCGACATCGACATCGCCTTCGATTTCGTCAAGCAGACCGTTGCCCACGGCGGCACCCTGCTGTTCGTCGGCACCAAGAAGCAGGCCCAGGAAGCGGTTGCGGAACAGGCTCAGCGTGTCGGCATGCCCTACGTGAACCACCGTTGGCTCGGCGGCATGCTCACCAACTTCTCGACTGTTGCCACGCGTCTGCAGCGCCTGAAGGAACTCGAGCAGATCGACTTCGACGATGTGGCCGCCTCCGGGCACACCAAGAAGGAACTGCTCATGATGCGCCGCGAGAAGGACAAGCTCGCCCGCACCCTCGGCGGCATCCGCGACATGACGAAGGTTCCCTCCGCCGTGTGGATCGTTGACCCCAAGAAGGAGCACCTGGCGGTTTCCGAGGCACGTAAGCTGCGCATCCCGATCGTCGCCATCCTCGACACGAACGCCGATCCGGACGAGGTCGACTACCGTATCCCCGGCAACGACGACGCGATCCGCGCTGTTGCCCTGCTGACCCGCGTGGTCGCAGACGCCGTCGCCGAGGGCCTCATTGCCCGCTCCGACGTGCGTAAAGGCAAGGGCGAGGAGACCGACGCGGAGCCTCTGGCCGAGTGGGAGCGCGAGCTCCTTGAGGGCGAGGTCAAGGCCGACGAGGCTGCCGCCGCCGAAGAGGCCGCCCCCAAGCAGGACTGA
- a CDS encoding tyrosine recombinase XerC, whose translation MEASVGDRWGEYLRHGRGMSDHTIEAYLGDLRSLLSFAGLAWEASAAELAEALTQRRIRSWLADTLARGGARSTIARHTASVRHFTAWATREGILAHDPAALLTNPRADQRLPAPLDESEARLLLNHARDEARGGGPSQLRNWAILELIYACGLRVSEACGLDISSLNREALTVRVTGKGNKERVVPYGPPAADALDHWLVRGRALLAREGSGDALFLGDRGGRIDPRIVRSMVHAAAARAGVHDVAPHGLRHSTATHLLQGGADLRAVQEMLGHASLATTQRYTHVDTARLSAIYQRAHPRA comes from the coding sequence ATGGAAGCGAGCGTGGGCGATCGGTGGGGCGAGTACCTCAGGCACGGGCGAGGCATGAGCGATCACACGATCGAGGCGTATCTGGGGGACCTTCGCTCGCTTCTCAGCTTCGCGGGGTTGGCGTGGGAAGCCTCGGCGGCCGAGCTGGCGGAGGCGCTCACTCAACGACGTATCCGATCCTGGCTTGCCGACACGCTCGCCCGCGGCGGAGCGCGATCGACGATCGCGCGCCACACCGCGTCGGTGCGCCACTTTACGGCGTGGGCGACACGCGAGGGAATCCTTGCTCACGACCCGGCTGCGTTACTCACGAACCCGCGCGCCGACCAGCGCCTCCCGGCTCCGCTTGATGAGTCGGAGGCTCGTCTGCTGCTCAACCACGCGCGCGACGAAGCGCGCGGGGGCGGCCCGTCCCAGTTGCGTAACTGGGCGATCCTTGAGCTCATCTACGCGTGCGGACTGCGCGTCTCAGAAGCATGCGGACTCGACATCTCCTCCCTGAACCGTGAGGCGCTCACCGTGCGCGTCACGGGTAAAGGAAACAAGGAACGCGTGGTTCCCTACGGCCCACCGGCAGCCGATGCTCTCGATCACTGGCTGGTGCGCGGGCGTGCGCTTCTCGCGCGCGAAGGCAGCGGGGACGCGCTATTTCTCGGGGACCGCGGCGGGCGCATCGACCCCAGGATTGTTCGTTCGATGGTGCACGCGGCGGCGGCGCGCGCGGGCGTCCACGACGTCGCGCCGCACGGGTTGCGACACTCGACGGCCACGCACCTCCTACAGGGCGGAGCCGACCTGCGTGCCGTCCAAGAGATGCTGGGCCACGCCTCGCTGGCCACGACGCAGCGCTACACCCACGTTGACACCGCTCGCCTGAGCGCGATCTATCAACGCGCCCATCCGAGGGCGTGA
- a CDS encoding ribonuclease HII, whose translation MMTASRELEYSLAQRWGVVAGMDEVGRGALAGPVAVGVALVGADAPAVPGGLTDSKALSPRRREALVEPIHSWVLASCVAYASAAEIDRWGIVCALRLAGRRALAGVVAKGHAPGGVLLDGSHDWLSIPDDLCAADGPDYPDCGALPVHTQVKADASCAVVAAASVLAKVARDRLMREAEDPGYGWASNKGYGSAAHAQAIARLGVSDFHRRTWRMPQVRTNEGTPGWRGA comes from the coding sequence GTGATGACAGCATCAAGAGAGCTGGAATACTCCCTGGCCCAGCGGTGGGGAGTGGTTGCCGGGATGGATGAAGTCGGGCGCGGTGCCCTCGCTGGACCCGTCGCGGTCGGCGTTGCCCTCGTTGGCGCGGATGCGCCCGCAGTGCCCGGTGGACTCACCGACTCCAAGGCGCTCTCTCCCCGGCGGCGTGAGGCCCTCGTCGAGCCGATTCATTCCTGGGTCCTGGCCTCGTGCGTCGCCTACGCGTCTGCGGCCGAGATCGACCGATGGGGTATCGTGTGTGCGCTACGGCTGGCTGGACGCCGCGCGCTAGCCGGCGTCGTCGCGAAGGGGCATGCGCCCGGGGGAGTGCTCCTTGACGGCTCCCACGACTGGCTGTCCATCCCGGATGATCTCTGTGCGGCCGACGGCCCGGACTATCCCGACTGCGGCGCTCTGCCCGTGCACACTCAGGTCAAGGCCGACGCCTCCTGCGCGGTCGTCGCGGCGGCCTCGGTGCTGGCCAAGGTTGCCAGGGACCGCCTCATGCGCGAGGCCGAGGACCCGGGCTACGGATGGGCATCGAACAAGGGTTACGGCTCTGCCGCCCACGCCCAGGCCATCGCTCGGCTCGGCGTCAGCGACTTCCACCGACGCACGTGGAGGATGCCGCAGGTACGGACAAACGAGGGCACGCCGGGGTGGCGCGGCGCGTGA
- a CDS encoding YifB family Mg chelatase-like AAA ATPase, with amino-acid sequence MNAPGLARTYSMSIVGIEGHLVDVETYAGSGLVAFTLVGLLDTSVREARDRVRAAFESCGLDVLDQRITVNLSPAGIPKSGSAFDLAIAASVALATGLVSPLAFEDTVIIGELALDGSIQPVRGVLPAVLAARSRGVRRVIVPTACAREASLVSGIEAVPFAHLADLIAWAGGEAVKAPFHGRLDIDSRTGAAHAEHAVDMSDVRGQPEAVAAMEVAAAGGHHVFLLGEPGSGKTMLASRLPTILPDLDPDTALVTTSLHSVAGLVPAGLQLLTRPPLQAPHHSVTMPALIGGGSRSLAPGAASLAHGGVLFLDEATEFAPSVLDSLREPLESGRIHLHRSGVHATYPAAFQLVMASNPCPCGGGRGGRGCSCSSLNRRRYLSRLSGPLLDRMDIRIDMHTPSRADMATGAAQDSASMRQRVCEARERARHRLRDTPWVANAQLPGAWIRRCSGIASDLVEQIDRLVEAGRASMRGADRMLRLAWTLADLEGTKSVTLDHIVAAEQLRNGSDHRE; translated from the coding sequence ATGAATGCTCCCGGACTGGCCCGCACGTACTCAATGAGTATCGTCGGCATCGAAGGACACCTGGTCGACGTCGAAACATACGCGGGATCGGGGCTTGTGGCCTTCACGCTTGTTGGACTACTCGACACCTCAGTTCGGGAGGCACGCGATCGAGTCCGCGCCGCCTTCGAGTCCTGCGGGCTGGATGTTCTCGACCAGCGCATCACCGTCAACCTGTCGCCGGCGGGGATCCCCAAGTCGGGGTCCGCCTTCGACCTCGCTATCGCCGCGTCGGTCGCACTGGCGACCGGCCTGGTCTCGCCCCTCGCATTCGAAGACACCGTGATCATTGGGGAACTGGCTCTCGACGGAAGCATTCAACCGGTGCGCGGAGTCCTCCCTGCGGTGCTCGCGGCGCGCTCGCGCGGGGTGCGCCGCGTGATCGTCCCGACCGCGTGCGCGCGTGAGGCATCCCTCGTGTCGGGGATTGAGGCCGTTCCCTTTGCGCACCTTGCGGACCTCATCGCGTGGGCCGGGGGAGAGGCGGTGAAGGCACCGTTCCACGGTCGCCTCGACATCGACAGTCGGACGGGAGCCGCGCACGCGGAGCACGCGGTCGACATGTCCGACGTGAGAGGCCAGCCCGAGGCGGTGGCGGCAATGGAAGTGGCGGCGGCGGGCGGACACCACGTGTTCCTCCTCGGTGAGCCGGGGTCGGGAAAGACAATGCTGGCATCACGACTGCCGACAATCCTGCCAGACCTGGATCCGGACACCGCCCTCGTGACGACGTCCCTGCACTCGGTGGCCGGCTTGGTTCCCGCAGGACTCCAGCTTCTCACTCGCCCGCCCCTACAAGCCCCCCACCACAGTGTCACGATGCCGGCGTTGATTGGCGGTGGGTCGAGGTCGCTCGCCCCCGGCGCCGCCTCTCTCGCCCACGGAGGTGTTCTCTTCCTTGACGAAGCCACGGAGTTTGCCCCCTCGGTGCTCGACTCCTTGCGGGAGCCGCTCGAGTCGGGGCGCATCCACCTGCATCGATCGGGGGTCCACGCCACCTATCCGGCGGCATTCCAACTCGTCATGGCCTCAAATCCGTGCCCGTGCGGGGGCGGGAGGGGCGGACGCGGGTGCTCGTGTTCCTCGCTCAATAGGCGTCGCTACCTCTCCCGATTGTCCGGACCGCTGCTTGACCGGATGGACATCAGGATCGACATGCACACGCCCAGCCGCGCCGACATGGCCACGGGGGCAGCGCAGGACTCGGCGTCGATGCGTCAACGCGTCTGCGAAGCCCGCGAGCGCGCACGCCACCGACTGCGCGACACCCCGTGGGTGGCCAATGCGCAGCTTCCCGGCGCGTGGATCCGCAGGTGTTCGGGCATCGCATCCGACCTGGTCGAGCAGATCGATCGTCTCGTTGAGGCTGGCCGTGCCTCGATGCGCGGCGCCGATCGAATGCTGCGCCTGGCCTGGACGCTAGCCGACCTGGAGGGCACGAAGAGCGTGACCTTGGACCACATTGTTGCCGCTGAGCAGTTACGGAATGGAAGTGATCACCGTGAATGA
- the dprA gene encoding DNA-processing protein DprA, with translation MNDQDVRDAAWWSAVAEPADRAARIVRTKLGDCQARQWLLGRWHSSPDALAEHPEIDWRRQWNRWRERALAVDIEREWERAKRAGGGFITPSDARWPAQLGCLGDEEPMGLWFLGRLEKNPEVDRHVSIVGARASTGSGERCARNMAHYLARAGYTVVSGGAIGIDIEAHRGAMLAGGRTICVLAGGVANPYPACHGAVFRDVLTSGGALVSEVAPSARPAKWRFLTRNRLIAAWSGATVVVEAGARSGALATARWAMECGRQLGAVPGAVDAPMSVGCLELARNGATIIRDGRDAAELAGPIGADESVPLFGMPVEEDRGADALAPVPRRVWEALPRSSPADVTSICVAAGLGRDEVNRALLELSAGGMVTGSTRGWSRARIGNGRT, from the coding sequence GTGAATGACCAAGATGTTCGTGACGCCGCGTGGTGGTCGGCGGTCGCGGAGCCTGCGGATCGGGCAGCGCGAATCGTGCGCACGAAGCTCGGAGACTGCCAGGCGCGCCAGTGGCTGTTGGGGCGATGGCACAGCTCTCCCGACGCGCTTGCCGAGCACCCCGAAATCGACTGGCGGCGACAGTGGAACAGGTGGCGGGAGCGAGCGCTGGCGGTCGACATTGAGCGCGAGTGGGAGCGCGCAAAGCGCGCGGGAGGTGGCTTCATCACGCCGTCTGATGCGCGGTGGCCCGCGCAGCTCGGGTGCCTGGGTGACGAGGAACCGATGGGACTGTGGTTCCTTGGGCGCCTCGAGAAGAACCCCGAGGTCGACAGGCACGTCTCGATCGTGGGGGCTCGCGCATCGACGGGATCAGGGGAGCGTTGCGCGCGCAACATGGCTCACTACTTGGCTCGCGCCGGCTACACCGTCGTTTCCGGGGGAGCGATTGGGATCGACATCGAGGCACACAGGGGAGCAATGCTCGCCGGCGGTCGAACAATCTGCGTGCTCGCCGGTGGAGTTGCCAACCCCTATCCGGCCTGTCACGGGGCGGTCTTCCGTGACGTGCTGACCTCAGGGGGTGCTCTCGTGTCCGAGGTCGCTCCCAGCGCCAGGCCGGCTAAGTGGCGCTTCCTGACGCGCAACAGGCTGATCGCCGCGTGGAGCGGCGCCACCGTCGTCGTCGAGGCCGGGGCGCGCTCGGGTGCCTTGGCGACCGCGCGGTGGGCGATGGAGTGCGGACGACAGCTCGGTGCCGTGCCCGGAGCGGTTGATGCGCCCATGTCGGTGGGGTGCCTCGAGCTCGCTCGCAATGGTGCGACGATCATCCGCGACGGACGAGATGCTGCGGAACTCGCCGGACCCATCGGTGCTGACGAGAGTGTGCCGCTGTTTGGCATGCCCGTGGAGGAAGACCGCGGAGCCGATGCCCTGGCGCCCGTCCCCCGTCGCGTGTGGGAGGCGCTTCCGCGAAGCTCTCCCGCCGACGTCACCTCCATATGCGTTGCCGCCGGCCTTGGTCGCGATGAGGTCAACCGGGCGCTCCTCGAGCTGTCCGCGGGCGGGATGGTCACGGGTTCAACGCGCGGGTGGTCGCGAGCACGTATCGGGAACGGGCGCACGTGA
- the tsf gene encoding translation elongation factor Ts → MANFTAADVKALREQTGAGMMDVKKALTEADGDAEKALEIIRLKGLKSLSKREGRQAAAGLLAATTDGTVGVLVEVNSETDFVAKNQKFIDFANEVLDAAVTSAAADLDTLLAAPMGEGTVKDRLDAFAAIIGEKLQIGRIVRVEGENVDLYLHQTNPDLPPQVGVFVVTDAAGKAVAHDIAMHVAAYMPAYLDRDAVPADVLDKERATLEKITLEEGKPANIVPKIVEGRLNAFYKDNCLVDQAFARDPSKSVAQVLKEAGAHVTQFVRVHVGA, encoded by the coding sequence ATGGCGAATTTCACCGCTGCCGATGTGAAGGCGCTGCGTGAGCAGACCGGCGCCGGCATGATGGATGTGAAGAAGGCCCTGACCGAGGCCGATGGCGACGCCGAGAAGGCGCTGGAGATCATCCGTCTGAAGGGCCTGAAGTCCCTGTCCAAGCGCGAGGGTCGCCAGGCGGCCGCCGGCCTGCTCGCGGCCACGACCGACGGCACCGTCGGCGTGCTCGTCGAGGTCAACTCCGAAACGGACTTCGTGGCCAAGAACCAGAAGTTCATCGACTTCGCGAACGAGGTCCTGGACGCCGCCGTGACGTCCGCGGCCGCCGACCTGGATACCCTGCTCGCCGCCCCCATGGGCGAGGGCACCGTGAAGGACCGCTTGGACGCCTTCGCCGCGATCATCGGTGAGAAGCTGCAGATCGGCCGCATCGTGCGCGTCGAGGGCGAGAACGTCGACCTCTACCTGCACCAGACGAACCCCGACCTGCCCCCGCAGGTGGGTGTCTTCGTCGTCACCGATGCGGCCGGCAAGGCGGTCGCTCACGATATCGCGATGCACGTTGCCGCCTACATGCCGGCCTACCTGGATCGCGACGCGGTGCCTGCCGACGTGCTTGACAAGGAGCGCGCGACCCTCGAGAAGATCACCCTCGAGGAGGGCAAGCCCGCCAACATTGTCCCCAAGATCGTTGAGGGTCGCCTCAACGCGTTCTACAAGGACAACTGCCTCGTCGATCAGGCCTTTGCACGTGACCCCTCGAAGTCCGTGGCTCAGGTTCTGAAGGAGGCCGGCGCGCATGTGACCCAGTTCGTGCGCGTCCACGTCGGCGCCTGA
- a CDS encoding DUF2469 domain-containing protein: MNEEIEGYENKLELELFKEYRDVIGLFKYVVETERRFYLCNHVDVQARPVGGDVFFELTLSDAWVWDIYRSSRFVRSVRVVTYKDVNVEELSKPELDIP, translated from the coding sequence GTGAACGAAGAGATTGAAGGCTACGAGAACAAGCTGGAGCTAGAGCTATTCAAGGAATATCGCGACGTCATAGGCTTGTTCAAGTATGTCGTGGAGACAGAGAGGCGTTTCTACCTCTGCAATCACGTTGACGTGCAGGCCCGCCCCGTGGGAGGCGATGTCTTCTTCGAGCTGACGCTGTCCGACGCGTGGGTGTGGGACATCTACCGCTCTTCTCGCTTCGTGCGCTCGGTCCGCGTCGTCACCTATAAGGACGTCAACGTCGAAGAGCTGTCCAAGCCCGAGCTCGACATCCCCTAG
- the lepB gene encoding signal peptidase I: protein MTSTAGPPLGPTHAPSLKDRDRAEARNRRNPLVWLREILMILVVALVISSLLRAFVVQVFWIPSPSMRNTLVEDDRIAVSRVDALRANIHRGDVVVFDDALGWLGAKQETAPSIARRLGEFTGFVPGGGEQTLVKRVIGVGGDRVTCATPSGKVSVNGVALDETYLPPGQVPCGERTFDVVVPEGHLWVMGDNRSNSADSRYHMGAGQSPYVPVSAVVGTVQVIIWPVSRWSTDIAHPEVFAALPSSS, encoded by the coding sequence ATGACCTCGACCGCAGGCCCGCCGCTCGGACCGACGCATGCGCCGTCCTTGAAGGACCGCGATCGGGCGGAGGCTCGCAATCGTCGTAACCCCCTCGTGTGGCTGCGTGAGATCCTCATGATCCTCGTCGTCGCGCTCGTCATCTCCTCCCTCCTTCGGGCCTTCGTCGTCCAGGTCTTTTGGATTCCCTCTCCGTCCATGCGCAACACGCTCGTGGAGGACGACCGCATCGCGGTCTCGCGCGTCGACGCGCTGCGGGCAAACATCCACCGCGGAGACGTCGTCGTTTTCGACGATGCCCTCGGCTGGCTCGGCGCCAAGCAAGAGACCGCGCCCTCCATCGCGCGGCGCCTGGGTGAATTCACGGGCTTCGTGCCCGGGGGCGGCGAGCAGACTCTCGTCAAGCGCGTGATCGGAGTCGGCGGGGACCGCGTCACGTGTGCGACCCCCAGCGGCAAGGTGAGTGTCAACGGCGTCGCGCTCGACGAAACCTACCTGCCGCCCGGCCAGGTGCCCTGCGGAGAACGCACCTTCGACGTTGTCGTCCCGGAGGGACACCTGTGGGTCATGGGGGACAACAGGTCGAATTCTGCGGACTCGCGCTATCACATGGGCGCGGGTCAATCCCCCTACGTGCCGGTGTCCGCGGTCGTGGGCACGGTGCAGGTCATCATCTGGCCGGTGTCGAGGTGGTCCACCGATATCGCTCACCCGGAAGTCTTCGCCGCCCTGCCCTCCTCATCGTGA
- a CDS encoding YraN family protein yields MTRSTRPDRRALGIAGENTACLVVEEEGLRVIERNWRDGRRGEIDIIACDETDPCDPRTVVVEVRTRVGRRHGSALASIDERKVTQLRKLTGAWCRARGPLGSRVRIDVVAITLDAAQLRLFPGHGCQDVDLRDLGARVAWLRGVQ; encoded by the coding sequence ATGACACGCTCAACACGTCCCGATCGACGCGCGCTCGGGATAGCCGGGGAGAACACCGCGTGCCTCGTCGTCGAAGAGGAGGGACTTCGCGTTATCGAGCGCAACTGGCGAGACGGGCGCCGCGGAGAAATCGACATCATCGCATGCGACGAGACGGACCCGTGCGATCCTCGCACCGTCGTGGTGGAGGTGCGCACCAGGGTGGGACGTCGACACGGAAGCGCTCTGGCGTCGATTGACGAACGCAAGGTCACGCAACTGAGGAAACTGACCGGAGCGTGGTGCCGTGCTCGGGGGCCTCTCGGGTCACGAGTGCGCATTGACGTCGTGGCGATCACCCTCGATGCCGCCCAGCTGCGGCTATTCCCCGGCCACGGGTGCCAGGACGTGGATCTTCGTGATCTTGGAGCACGCGTCGCGTGGTTGCGAGGCGTGCAATGA
- the pyrH gene encoding UMP kinase, whose translation MSTHRRVLLKLSGEAFGGGTIGLDPSVVRDIAEQVARAVREGVQVAIVVGGGNFFRGAQLAREGLERSRADYMGMLGTVMNALALQDFVAQAGVPARVQTAITMAQVAEPYLPLRAIRHLEKGRVVVFGAGAGLPYFSTDTVSAQRALEIHCDELLVAKNGVDGVYDDDPNRNPDARRFDTLTYSEALRRDLKVIDGSALALCRDNGLTTRIFGMGGEGAVTRALMGDEIGTLVTA comes from the coding sequence ATGTCGACCCACCGCCGCGTTTTGCTCAAGCTATCTGGAGAGGCATTCGGAGGTGGAACGATTGGGCTGGATCCGTCGGTTGTGCGCGATATCGCCGAGCAGGTGGCGCGCGCGGTTCGCGAAGGAGTACAGGTCGCCATCGTCGTCGGCGGTGGTAACTTTTTCCGCGGCGCCCAGCTCGCCCGAGAAGGCCTCGAACGCTCGCGCGCCGACTACATGGGGATGCTCGGAACGGTCATGAATGCCCTCGCGCTGCAGGATTTCGTCGCTCAGGCGGGCGTTCCCGCTCGCGTGCAGACGGCGATCACGATGGCTCAGGTTGCCGAGCCGTACCTGCCGCTTCGCGCGATTCGACACCTGGAGAAGGGGCGGGTCGTCGTCTTCGGAGCGGGCGCGGGTTTGCCCTACTTCTCGACGGACACGGTCTCTGCCCAGCGCGCGCTGGAGATTCACTGCGATGAGCTCCTCGTTGCGAAGAATGGCGTGGATGGTGTGTACGACGACGACCCGAACCGCAATCCCGATGCGCGGCGATTCGATACCCTCACCTACTCGGAGGCGCTGCGGCGGGACCTGAAGGTGATCGACGGCTCCGCGTTGGCGCTGTGCCGCGACAACGGCCTGACGACGCGCATCTTCGGTATGGGGGGCGAGGGTGCGGTCACCCGCGCGCTCATGGGCGACGAAATCGGTACGCTAGTGACAGCGTGA